TCCGCATGCATCCCGATCAGGACACGCTGGCCGGAATGATGCGCGACGCGGGCCTCGGCCGGGTCGAATACTTCAACCTGAGTGCCGGTGTGGTCGCGCTGCACCGCGGCTTCAAGCTCTGAACGCCGGTACGCGCCTGCCATCGGTCGAAAAAGAACAGAACCTTCCGCGTTCCCGGCGGTCTGTTAGTGTGCTAATTTTTTGGGCGATGATTCCGAAGCCTGACTGGTCTCGTGTTCCCGCCTTACCCGAGGAGACAACAGAATGAAGAAGTTCCTGCTGATGCTTTTTGCCACCGTCGTCGGTTTCGGCGGCATGACCTACGAAGCCGAAGCCAAGCGGCTCGGCGGCAGCAAGTCGTTCGGATCACAGCGCGATTCGTCGGTGATGAAGCGCGACGCCACACCGGCGCCGGCACAGAACACATCATCGGCCACCCAACAGTCGGGCGCGGCCGCCGCCGGCGCCGCCGCACAACCGGCGAAGCGTTCGTGGATGGGACCGCTGGCCGGCCTGGCCGCCGGCATCGGCCTGGCCGCACTGGCTTCGCACCTCGGATTCGGTGAGGAACTGGCATCCTTCATGATGATTGCACTACTGGTCATCGGCGCGCTGGTGCTGTGGCGCATGTTTGCACGCCGCAAGTCGCCGGCCCCCCAGCCGGGCATGCAGTACGCAGGTGCCGCCGCCGGACGTCCGGCCTACGCACCGCCGCAGAATCAGCCCTTTGACGCGCCCGCTGCCGCCGGATCAGCTGCAGCGATGGCAGCGGCTGCAGCTCCGGCGCACATCCCGGCCGATTTCGATGTCGCCGGCTTCCTGCGTCAGGCCAAGCTGAACTTCGTGCGCCTTCAGGCTGCGAACGACGCCGGTGACGTCGAGGACATCCGCAGCTTCACGACGCCGGAAGTGTTTGCCGAAATCCGCATGCAGATCCAGGAGCGCGGCAGCGAACCACAGTCCACCGACGTGGTGCAGGTCGAAGCCGTGCTGCTCGATGTCAGCACCGAAGACACGCAGTACGTCGCCAGCGTGCGCTTCTACGGCCTGATCCGCGAACAGGCCGACGCGTCGCCGGAATCGTTCGATGAAGTGTGGCACCTCTCCAAGCCCGTGTCGGGAGACCGTGGCTGGCTCATCGCCGGCATCCAGCAAATGGAATGAACGGGGATGAGCGCCCTGCTCGCTGCGACCGCACTGAAGCTGCTCAACCACCTGCTCGCCCAGACACCGGGCGGGCAGGAGAAGCTCGCCGCGTACGCCGGCAGGCACGCCCGGCTGGCGGTTGGTGCCGTCGGTGTGGCGTTTGCCATTGCACCGGACGGCACGCTGGCCGAGTCTGCCGAAAGCATTCCATCCGTCACGCTCCGTCTGCCAGCCGACGCGCTGCTGCGCCTGCCACACCAGGGTGAAGGCGTTTTGCGCGAGGCGCGCATCGAAGGTGATGCCGCGCTGGCCGAAACGCTTGGACAGGTGCTGCGTTCGCTGCGCTGGGATGCAGCCGAAGACCTCAGCCGCGTCGTCGGCGATGTGGCAGCCGAGCGTGTGGTCGGCAGTGCTCGCTCTATGTTGTCTGCAGGCGGCGATCTGGCGAGCCGGTTTGCCAATGCCGGTTCCGAATATGTTGCAGACGAGGCACAGATGCTGATCCGGCCCGCGGCGTCCGTCGCTTTTGCATCGGACGTCGATACCTTGCGGGACGATTTTTCCCGACTTCAGAAACGCATCGAACTGCTCGAACGCCGGGCTCAGCCGAAATCCTGAGCGCTCCACCAGCTGGAGAATGCAGCCCGCTGATCGGGCGACATCCGCACGCCGCATTTGGTCCGGCGCCACATGACGTCATCGGCCTCGGCTGCCCACTCGTGCTCGGCACACCAGCGCACCTCCGACTCGAACAGGCCACCGCCGAAATCACGGCCGGCGCCGCGCGCCCCGCTGGCGTGATCACCGATCAACTGCGCAGTCAGCGTACCGTGGCGAAGCCACAGCGCGTCAATCCATTCCGCTGGGAGGGTGCCCGCCGTCCGGTGCAGGATGGAGAGCGCCGCAGCAGGGGCGGGGCCGGAACCCGGGAGGACCCGCTCGGCGGTCGTTGAGCGGGTGGCCATGCCGAGCGGGCCCTTCAGCAGATCAACCGCGATTTCAGCCAGCCGCCTGTAGGTCGTCAGCTTCCCGCCCTGTACGGTGAGCCAGACCCGCCGAAGGTCGGTTGCGTCCAGCGACAGTCGATACTCGCGGCTTGCGGTGCGGGCAGTGCGTCCGTCGTCACCGATCAGCGGTCTCATTCCGCTGAACGCCCACTGGATGTCTTCGGCGTGCAGCCGCCGGCCAAAGGCGCGCTGGACGGCGGACAGCAGGTAAGCGAATTCGGCGTCAGTCGCACCCGATGCAGCCGGTGAATCCAGTTCCGTTTCAGTCGTGCCGACCAGATGCGAATGCGCGTCCCATGGAATGACGAACACCACGCGCCGGTCGGGCTGCTGCAGCAGCCACGCGTCGTCGCCCGCGTGCAGCCGGGGCAGCAGAATGTGCGTGCCCTGTACCAGCCTCAACGGCGGTGGCTGCTCACCGCGCAGTTTCTCCACTTCGCCGACCCACGGCCCGGCGACGTTGACCACGCAGCGCGTGTGAATTTCGCGCCTCCCGCCATGCCCCGAGAGCTCGCAGCGCCAGCCCCCCGCCGGGTCAGCGCTCACCGTGACCAGCGCATGCCGAGGCAGCACCTCTGCGCCGAGTGTGCGCGCATCCATCAGGTTGGTCAGCGTCAGACGCGCATCGTCCACCCACAGGTCGAAGTAGGCGTGGGCACCGGAGACCGGCGGATCGAGTTCGCGCAGCAGCGGAAAATCCGTGGGCAGCCGGTGTGATGGCGGCAGACTGCTGCGGCCGGCGAGCAGGTCGTAAAGACCCAGGCCGAGGGCCAGCATCCACACCGGCCGCTCGCCGGTGTGCGGCAAGACAAAACGCTGCGGCCGCACGAGATGCGCGGCGATGCGCCCGAGAATCTCGCGCTCGCGCAGGGATTCGCGTACCAGCCCGAACGCGGCCTGTTCCAGATAGCGGATGCCGCCGTGGATCAGTTTCGTCGACGCCGACGAGGTCGCGCCGGCGATGTCGCCACGATCGCAGACGACGACAGACAAACCCCGCAACGCGGCGTCGCGCGCGATCCCGGCACCATTGATGCCGGCACCGACGACCAGCAGATCATGCGGAGGCGAAGCCATGGTCGGCATTCTGCGCCGGAACGAATCAGTGACTGGAGCGAATGGGCGCCTGAAACGAAAAAGGCAGACCGAAGTCTGCCTTTCCCGTGCCAGGCACTGCAGAAACGCTCAGTGGCGCTTGCGCAGCTTCTGGATGGCCGCGAGTTGAGCGACGGCGGAAGCGAGTTCCGCTTGCGCTGCCGCGTAATCCATCGTGGCATTGCGGTTCGCCAGCGCTTCCTCTGCCAGACGCTTGGCACCCAGCGCCTTCGCTTCATCGAGATCGGCGCCGCGGATCGCTGTGTCTGCCAGCACGGTCACCAGACCCGGCTGCACTTCGAGCATGCCGCCGGCCACGAACACGAATTCTTCGGCGTCCTGGTTCGGCAGCTTGATGCGCACTTCGCCCGGGCGGATGCGCGTGATCAGCGGCGTGTGACCGGGCAGGATGCCCAGTTCGCCGCTTTCGCCCGGCAGCACGACGAATTCCGCCAGCCCGGAGAAAATCTTCTCTTCCGCGCTGACCACGTCGACATGTACGGTCTTGGACATAAGTACTCCGTGAATGCTGCCCGTGTGCGGCAGCGGGCGAGCCCGTCACCGCACACGCCGGTGCATTACTGCAGGGTTTTCGCCTTTTCGAACGCTTCCTCGATGCCGCCGACCATGTAGAAGGCCTGTTCCGGCAGGTGGTCGCATTCGCCATTGACGATCATGTTGAAGCCCTTGATCGTGTCGGCCAGCGGCACGATCTTGCCCGGCGAGCCGGTGAAGACTTCGGCCACGTTGAACGGCTGCGACAGGAAACGCTGGATCTTGCGCGCACGGGACACGGCCAGCTTGTCTTCCGGCGACAGCTCGTCCATGCCCAGAATGGCGATGATGTCGCGCAGTTCCTTGTAGCGCTGAAGCGTCATCTGCACCTTGCGCGCGCAGTTGTAGTGCTCTTCGCCAACCACCAGCGGATCGAGCTGACGCGAGGTCGAGTCGAGCGGATCGACCGCCGGGTAGATGCCCAGCGAAGCGATGTCACGCGACAGCACGACGGTGGCGTCCAGATGCTGGAAGGTCGTCGCCGGCGACGGGTCGGTCAAGTCATCCGCAGGCACATACACGGCCTGGATCGACGTGATGGAACCCACCTTGGTCGAGGTGATGCGCTCCTGCAGGCGGCCCATTTCGTCGGCCAACGTCGGCTGATAGCCCACGGCGGACGGCATGCGACCCAGCAGCGCGGACACTTCGGTACCGGCCAGCGTGTAGCGGTAGATGTTGTCCACGAAGAACAGGATGTCGCGGCCTTCGTCGCGGAACTTCTCGGCCATCGTCAGGCCGGTCAGCGCCACGCGCAGGCGGTTGCCCGGCGGCTCGTTCATCTGGCCGAACACCATGGCCACCTTGTCCAGAACCTTCGACTCTTCCATCTCGTGGTAGAAGTCGTTGCCTTCGCGGGTCCGTTCGCCCACACCGGCAAACACCGAAAAGCCGCCGTACGACTTCGCGATGTTGTTGATCAGTTCCATCATGTTCACGGTCTTGCCGACGCCGGCGCCACCGAACAGACCCACCTTGCCGCCCTTGGCGAACGGGCAGATCAGGTCGATCACCTTGATGCCCGTGGGCAGCAGGTCAACCGACGGGCTCAGCTCGTCGAACTTCGGGGCCTTCTGGTGGATCGAGCGACGCTCGTCCGTCGGGATCGGGCCGGCTTCGTCGATCGGGCGACCCAGCACGTCCATGATGCGGCCCAGCGTCGCGCTGCCCACCGGCACGCTGATCGGCGCGCCCGTATTCGCCACCTTCATGCCGCGGCGCAGACCGTCGCTGGAGCCCAGCGCAATCGTACGAACCACGCCATCACCCAGCTGCTGCTGGACTTCGAACGTCAAACCCGCTTCGGCGGTGTGCGTGCCATCTGCTTCGTCGAGTGTCAGAGCTTCAAACACTTTCGGTATCGAATCGCGCGGGAACTGGATGTCCACGACTGCGCCAATACACTGAACGATGTTTCCGGTATTCATCGTCTATCCCCAATACAAAAAATCATTGTGCGCGATCAGACTGCAGCGGCGCCGCCGACGATTTCGGACAGCTCCTTCGTGATCGCCGCCTGGCGGGTCTTGTTATAGACCAGCTGCAATTCGCCGATGACATTGCCCGCATTGTCGGAGGCCGCCTTCATGGCCACCATGCGCGCGCTCTGTTCGGACGCCATGTTCTCGGCCACTGACTGATACACCAGCGCCTCGACGTAACGGACAAGCAATTCATCGATCACCACCTGCGGGTCGGGCTCGTACAGGTAATCCCACGTGCCCTGCGGCGTACCGAGGCGATCACCGGTCAGCGGCAGCAGCTGTTCCATCACCGGCTCCTGCTTCATCGTATTGATGAAGCGGGTGAAGGACATATACACCGCGTCGAGCTCGCCAGCCTGGAACGCATCGATCATCACCTTGACGGTGCCGATCAGCTTTTCCAGGTGCGGCGTGTCACCCAGCTGCGTTGCCTGCGACACCACCTTGGCGCCCATGCGCTGCATGAAACCCAGACCCTTGTTGCCGATGGCGGCAACGCGGATTTCGGTCGCGCCCTTCGCTTCCCATTCCTTCATCGAATTCAGGGCAAGACGCAGCACGTTGGTGTTCATGCCACCGCACAGACCCTTGTCGGTCGTGACGACGATGATGCCGACGCGCTTGATCTGACCGACGGTCGCGAGGAAGGGGTGCTTGTACTCGCTGGCGGTGGCGGCGGACAGATTGGCGGCAAGACGACGGATCGTGTCGGCGTAGGGGCGAGCAGCCCGCATCCTGTCCTGCGCCTTGCGCATCTTGGATGCAGCCACCATCTCCATCGCCTTGGTGATCTTCTTCGTGTTTTGCACGCTCTTGATCTTGGTACGGATTTCTTTTCCGCTGGCCATGGTTATCTCCGGTCCGCGCGCTTACGCCCAGCTCTTCTTGAACTCGGCCACCGCGGCAGCGAGCGCCTTTTCCGATTCACCGTCGAGATCCTTGGTGGACTCGATCTTGTTCATCAGATCCGGGGTCTTCTGCTGCAGGTATTGATGCAGGGCCGATTCAAAAGCGAGCACCCGCGGCACCTCGACGTCGTCGAAGTAGCCGTTGTTGGCGGCGTACAGCGATACACCCATCTGCGCGACGGACAGCGGCGAGTACTGCGGCTGCTTCATCAGCTCCATCACGCGGCGGCCACGCTCAAGCTGCTTGCGGGTGGCTTCGTCGAGGTCTGAAGCAAACTGCGCGAAAGCAGCCAGCTCGCGGTACTGGGCCAGTGCCAGACGCACACCGCCACCCAGCTTCTTGATGATCTTGGTCTGGGCTGCACCACCGACTCGCGACACCGACACGCCCGCGTTGATGGCGGGGCGTATACCGGCGTTGAACAGGTCGGTTTCCAGGAAGATCTGGCCGTCGGTAATCGAAATTACGTTGGTCGGAACGAAGGCGGACACGTCGCCGGCCTGCGTTTCGATGATGGGCAGTGCGGTCAGCGAACCGGTCTTGCCCTTCACTTCGCCATTGGTGAACTTCTCGACGAATTCCGGATTCACGCGGGCGGCGCGCTCCAGCAGACGGCTGTGCAGGTAGAACACGTCGCCCGGGTAGGCTTCGCGGCCCGGCGGACGGCGCAGCAGCAGCGAAATCTGGCGGTAGGCAACAGCCTGCTTCGACAAGTCGTCATAGACGATCAGCGCATCTTCGCCGCGATCGCGGAAGTACTCGCCCATCGTGCAACCGGCGTACGGTGCGAGGAACTGCATCGCAGCCGAGTCGGAAGCCGTTGCGGCGACGACGATGGTGTAGGCCATCGCACCGTACTCTTCCAGCTTGCGCACCACGTTGGCGATGGTCGAGGCCTTCTGGCCGACCGCCACGTAGATGCAGGTCATGTTCTGACCCTTCTGGTTGATGATGGCGTCGATCGCAACCGCGGTCTTGCCGGTCTGGCGGTCGCCGATGATCAGCTCGCGCTGGCCGCGACCAACCGGAACCATCGAGTCGATCGACTTCAGGCCGGTCTGCACCGGCTGCGACACCGACTGACGTGCGATCACGCCCGGGGCTACCTTTTCGACCTTGTCGGTCATCTTGGCATCGATCGCGCCCTTGCCGTCGATCGGCTGGCCGAGCGAATTGACCACGCGGCCGATCAGCTCGGGGCCGACCGGCACTTCCAGAATGCGGCCCGTGCACTTGACGGTCTGGCCTTCGGAAATATGTTCGTAATCACCGAGCACCACGGCGCCGACGGAGTCGCGCTCGAGATTCAGTGCGAGACCGAACGTGTTGCCTTCGAATTCCAGCATTTCGCCCTGCTGCACATCATCCAGACCATGCACGCGCACGATGCCGTCGGTAACCGAAACGACGGTGCCTTCGGTACGCGCCTGCGCGGTCAGGTGCAGGTTCTGGATCCGGCTCTTGATCAGGTCGCTGATTTCAGACGGATTGAGGTTCATCAAAAAACTCCTAGTTCTGTAGCGCAGTGGCCATGGCGGCAAGCTTGCCGCGGACCGAGGCGTCGATCACTTCGTCACCGACCGCAACCTTCACACCGCCGATCAATTCCGGATCGATGCTCACCCGCGCCTCGAGGCGACGGCCGAAACGCGGTTCCAGATCAGCCAGCAGACGCGCCACTGTGGCGTCGTCCATCGGAAAGGCCGAACTGACGTAGGCCACGGCATTGAGCTCGTGATCGTTCTTCAGGCTGACAAACTGCTCGCACACCTCGGGCAGCAGCGACAGCCTGTTGTTCTGGGCCAGTACGCGCACGAAGCTGCGGTGCTCGTCGGTCAGTTCGCCCGGAACCGCGGCGAGGAACAGGAAGCCGCGATCCACGGACGTGCGGGTGGGATCGGACAACAGCTGTCGAACGGCCGGGTCGGACGCTGCGGCAGCCATGCAGCCCAGCGCATCGGCCCAGGCAGACAGCGCACCGGCTTCCCTGGCGAGCTGGAAAGCGGCTTCGGCGTACGGTCGCGCGATGGTGACGTTCTCTGCCATGGTGTCAGCTCAATTCCTGTTTCAGGTTGGAGAGCAGATCGGCGTGGGTTTGAGCGTTGATTTCGCGACGCAGGATGCGTTCGGCACCGGCGACGGCAAGCGCTGCCACCTGATCGCGCAATGCGTCCTTGGCCTTCTGGGCTGCGGCACCGGCTTCGGTGGTCGCTGCTTCGCGGGCGGCGGCGATGATGCGATTGGCTTCGGCGCGGGCATCCTCGACCAGCTTGCCGGCCTGCTTTTCGGCACCGGCGCGGAGCTCGGCGGCGGATTCGCGCGCGGAGCGCAGCTCTTCCATCGAGCGCTTCTCGGCATTGGCCAGATCAGCCTTTGCCTTGTCCGCAGCAGCCAGTCCGTCAGCGACCTTCTTCGCACGCTCGTCGAGTGCCTTGACGATGGGCGGCCATACGAAATTCTTCGTAAACCACACGAACGACAGGAACACCACGAGCTGGATGATGAGCGTTGCGTTCAGATTCACGGCAACTTTCCCTTCAATGAGTCGGTGTTGGGGCGGTTGCCTGTCTTACTTCAGGAAGGTCGACGTGGC
The sequence above is a segment of the Methyloversatilis sp. RAC08 genome. Coding sequences within it:
- the atpA gene encoding F0F1 ATP synthase subunit alpha, which encodes MNLNPSEISDLIKSRIQNLHLTAQARTEGTVVSVTDGIVRVHGLDDVQQGEMLEFEGNTFGLALNLERDSVGAVVLGDYEHISEGQTVKCTGRILEVPVGPELIGRVVNSLGQPIDGKGAIDAKMTDKVEKVAPGVIARQSVSQPVQTGLKSIDSMVPVGRGQRELIIGDRQTGKTAVAIDAIINQKGQNMTCIYVAVGQKASTIANVVRKLEEYGAMAYTIVVAATASDSAAMQFLAPYAGCTMGEYFRDRGEDALIVYDDLSKQAVAYRQISLLLRRPPGREAYPGDVFYLHSRLLERAARVNPEFVEKFTNGEVKGKTGSLTALPIIETQAGDVSAFVPTNVISITDGQIFLETDLFNAGIRPAINAGVSVSRVGGAAQTKIIKKLGGGVRLALAQYRELAAFAQFASDLDEATRKQLERGRRVMELMKQPQYSPLSVAQMGVSLYAANNGYFDDVEVPRVLAFESALHQYLQQKTPDLMNKIESTKDLDGESEKALAAAVAEFKKSWA
- a CDS encoding F0F1 ATP synthase subunit epsilon; its protein translation is MSKTVHVDVVSAEEKIFSGLAEFVVLPGESGELGILPGHTPLITRIRPGEVRIKLPNQDAEEFVFVAGGMLEVQPGLVTVLADTAIRGADLDEAKALGAKRLAEEALANRNATMDYAAAQAELASAVAQLAAIQKLRKRH
- the atpD gene encoding F0F1 ATP synthase subunit beta, producing the protein MNTGNIVQCIGAVVDIQFPRDSIPKVFEALTLDEADGTHTAEAGLTFEVQQQLGDGVVRTIALGSSDGLRRGMKVANTGAPISVPVGSATLGRIMDVLGRPIDEAGPIPTDERRSIHQKAPKFDELSPSVDLLPTGIKVIDLICPFAKGGKVGLFGGAGVGKTVNMMELINNIAKSYGGFSVFAGVGERTREGNDFYHEMEESKVLDKVAMVFGQMNEPPGNRLRVALTGLTMAEKFRDEGRDILFFVDNIYRYTLAGTEVSALLGRMPSAVGYQPTLADEMGRLQERITSTKVGSITSIQAVYVPADDLTDPSPATTFQHLDATVVLSRDIASLGIYPAVDPLDSTSRQLDPLVVGEEHYNCARKVQMTLQRYKELRDIIAILGMDELSPEDKLAVSRARKIQRFLSQPFNVAEVFTGSPGKIVPLADTIKGFNMIVNGECDHLPEQAFYMVGGIEEAFEKAKTLQ
- the atpG gene encoding F0F1 ATP synthase subunit gamma; this translates as MASGKEIRTKIKSVQNTKKITKAMEMVAASKMRKAQDRMRAARPYADTIRRLAANLSAATASEYKHPFLATVGQIKRVGIIVVTTDKGLCGGMNTNVLRLALNSMKEWEAKGATEIRVAAIGNKGLGFMQRMGAKVVSQATQLGDTPHLEKLIGTVKVMIDAFQAGELDAVYMSFTRFINTMKQEPVMEQLLPLTGDRLGTPQGTWDYLYEPDPQVVIDELLVRYVEALVYQSVAENMASEQSARMVAMKAASDNAGNVIGELQLVYNKTRQAAITKELSEIVGGAAAV
- the glpD gene encoding glycerol-3-phosphate dehydrogenase, which translates into the protein MASPPHDLLVVGAGINGAGIARDAALRGLSVVVCDRGDIAGATSSASTKLIHGGIRYLEQAAFGLVRESLREREILGRIAAHLVRPQRFVLPHTGERPVWMLALGLGLYDLLAGRSSLPPSHRLPTDFPLLRELDPPVSGAHAYFDLWVDDARLTLTNLMDARTLGAEVLPRHALVTVSADPAGGWRCELSGHGGRREIHTRCVVNVAGPWVGEVEKLRGEQPPPLRLVQGTHILLPRLHAGDDAWLLQQPDRRVVFVIPWDAHSHLVGTTETELDSPAASGATDAEFAYLLSAVQRAFGRRLHAEDIQWAFSGMRPLIGDDGRTARTASREYRLSLDATDLRRVWLTVQGGKLTTYRRLAEIAVDLLKGPLGMATRSTTAERVLPGSGPAPAAALSILHRTAGTLPAEWIDALWLRHGTLTAQLIGDHASGARGAGRDFGGGLFESEVRWCAEHEWAAEADDVMWRRTKCGVRMSPDQRAAFSSWWSAQDFG
- a CDS encoding F0F1 ATP synthase subunit delta → MAENVTIARPYAEAAFQLAREAGALSAWADALGCMAAAASDPAVRQLLSDPTRTSVDRGFLFLAAVPGELTDEHRSFVRVLAQNNRLSLLPEVCEQFVSLKNDHELNAVAYVSSAFPMDDATVARLLADLEPRFGRRLEARVSIDPELIGGVKVAVGDEVIDASVRGKLAAMATALQN
- a CDS encoding Tim44 domain-containing protein produces the protein MKKFLLMLFATVVGFGGMTYEAEAKRLGGSKSFGSQRDSSVMKRDATPAPAQNTSSATQQSGAAAAGAAAQPAKRSWMGPLAGLAAGIGLAALASHLGFGEELASFMMIALLVIGALVLWRMFARRKSPAPQPGMQYAGAAAGRPAYAPPQNQPFDAPAAAGSAAAMAAAAAPAHIPADFDVAGFLRQAKLNFVRLQAANDAGDVEDIRSFTTPEVFAEIRMQIQERGSEPQSTDVVQVEAVLLDVSTEDTQYVASVRFYGLIREQADASPESFDEVWHLSKPVSGDRGWLIAGIQQME
- a CDS encoding ubiquinone biosynthesis accessory factor UbiJ codes for the protein MSALLAATALKLLNHLLAQTPGGQEKLAAYAGRHARLAVGAVGVAFAIAPDGTLAESAESIPSVTLRLPADALLRLPHQGEGVLREARIEGDAALAETLGQVLRSLRWDAAEDLSRVVGDVAAERVVGSARSMLSAGGDLASRFANAGSEYVADEAQMLIRPAASVAFASDVDTLRDDFSRLQKRIELLERRAQPKS
- a CDS encoding F0F1 ATP synthase subunit B yields the protein MNLNATLIIQLVVFLSFVWFTKNFVWPPIVKALDERAKKVADGLAAADKAKADLANAEKRSMEELRSARESAAELRAGAEKQAGKLVEDARAEANRIIAAAREAATTEAGAAAQKAKDALRDQVAALAVAGAERILRREINAQTHADLLSNLKQELS